Proteins encoded in a region of the Pelobates fuscus isolate aPelFus1 chromosome 11, aPelFus1.pri, whole genome shotgun sequence genome:
- the LOC134577135 gene encoding uncharacterized protein LOC134577135 isoform X1: MEYFLIFISSIDSLFSSLCSVSILWILSVFCLKKLEEFDRVQAKQIKHATGTTPGANTDKNRSSSIGTSIENAEKFLTLFDGFLVELDSVTERHPSLQEHIQNLQRANKELQKIQIVMESLKTRFFYGPVLDVHLKYRIHCLLAKFEHTKAYIDLRLYLLKASQGQFEAWLCRSRLLKMWLAESLSLQESMHNMECDSQADIRKHLQIQKVNDKSPGWVPGKVKQVLSAESTRIGSELEIYKKDSSNLENTLQEISSWSKKFELFLGAKMYQNGTKKWNEVLSQSISDEMDQVCLRFFTLTNLVKCYQIHLEGLSQTLQTQNNFPRTPRASITNIPLSITATK; encoded by the exons ATGGAGTATTTTCTGATCTTCATTAGCTCGATTGACAGTTTATTTTCATCGCTGTGTTCCGTGTCAATTCTTTGGATTCTCAGTGTCTTCTGTTTGAAGAAACTGGAGGAATTTGATCGAGTTCAAGCAAAG CAGATAAAGCATGCAACAGGAACAACCCCTGGAGCCAACACAGA CAAGAACCGGTCATCATCTATTGGTACCAGCATTGAAAATGCGGAGAAGTTTTTGACACTTTTCGATGGCTTTTTGGTGGAACTGGATAGCGTCACAGAGAGACATCCATCACTGCAGGAACATATCCAAAATCTGCAG AGAGCTAATAAAGAACTTCAGAAGATCCAGATTGTGATGGAATCATTGAAGACGCGCTTTTTCTATGGTCCGGTTCTTgatgtacatttaaaatataggATCCACTGTCTACTCGCTAAGTTTGAACACACAAAGGCTTACATCGACTTAAG ACTTTACTTGCTGAAGGCATCCCAGGGGCAGTTTGAGGCCTGGTTGTGCCGGAGTAGGCTGTTAAAGATGTGGCTTGCAGAGTCACTGTCTCTCCAGGAGTCCATGCACAACATGGAATGTGACAGCCAAGCTGACATCAGAAAACATCTCCAAATTCAAAAGGTGAACGACAAGTCGCCAGGTTGGGTACCAGGGAAAGTCAAGCAG GTCCTGAGTGCGGAAAGCACGAGGATAGGCAGTGAGCTGGAGATCTACAAGAAGGACTCGAGTAATCTGGAAAATACTCTACAG GAGATCAGCAGTTGGTCCAAGAAATTCGAACTCTTTCTTGGGGCAAAAATGTATCAGAATGGGACAAAAAAATGGAATGAAGTTCTTAGTCAATCAATATCTGATGAG ATGGACCAGGTATGTCTACGTTTTTTTACATTGACAAACTTGGTGAAGTGTTACCAGATCCATCTTGAAGGTCTGTCTCAAACGCTCCAAACGCAGAATAATTTTCCACGGACTCCGAGAGCATCAATAACTAATATACCACTCAGTATTACAGCCACGAAGTGA
- the LOC134577135 gene encoding uncharacterized protein LOC134577135 isoform X3, with translation MEYFLIFISSIDSLFSSLCSVSILWILSVFCLKKLEEFDRVQAKQIKHATGTTPGANTDKNRSSSIGTSIENAEKFLTLFDGFLVELDSVTERHPSLQEHIQNLQRANKELQKIQIVMESLKTRFFYGPVLDVHLKYRIHCLLAKFEHTKAYIDLRLYLLKASQGQFEAWLCRSRLLKMWLAESLSLQESMHNMECDSQADIRKHLQIQKVLSAESTRIGSELEIYKKDSSNLENTLQEISSWSKKFELFLGAKMYQNGTKKWNEVLSQSISDEMDQVCLRFFTLTNLVKCYQIHLEGLSQTLQTQNNFPRTPRASITNIPLSITATK, from the exons ATGGAGTATTTTCTGATCTTCATTAGCTCGATTGACAGTTTATTTTCATCGCTGTGTTCCGTGTCAATTCTTTGGATTCTCAGTGTCTTCTGTTTGAAGAAACTGGAGGAATTTGATCGAGTTCAAGCAAAG CAGATAAAGCATGCAACAGGAACAACCCCTGGAGCCAACACAGA CAAGAACCGGTCATCATCTATTGGTACCAGCATTGAAAATGCGGAGAAGTTTTTGACACTTTTCGATGGCTTTTTGGTGGAACTGGATAGCGTCACAGAGAGACATCCATCACTGCAGGAACATATCCAAAATCTGCAG AGAGCTAATAAAGAACTTCAGAAGATCCAGATTGTGATGGAATCATTGAAGACGCGCTTTTTCTATGGTCCGGTTCTTgatgtacatttaaaatataggATCCACTGTCTACTCGCTAAGTTTGAACACACAAAGGCTTACATCGACTTAAG ACTTTACTTGCTGAAGGCATCCCAGGGGCAGTTTGAGGCCTGGTTGTGCCGGAGTAGGCTGTTAAAGATGTGGCTTGCAGAGTCACTGTCTCTCCAGGAGTCCATGCACAACATGGAATGTGACAGCCAAGCTGACATCAGAAAACATCTCCAAATTCAAAAG GTCCTGAGTGCGGAAAGCACGAGGATAGGCAGTGAGCTGGAGATCTACAAGAAGGACTCGAGTAATCTGGAAAATACTCTACAG GAGATCAGCAGTTGGTCCAAGAAATTCGAACTCTTTCTTGGGGCAAAAATGTATCAGAATGGGACAAAAAAATGGAATGAAGTTCTTAGTCAATCAATATCTGATGAG ATGGACCAGGTATGTCTACGTTTTTTTACATTGACAAACTTGGTGAAGTGTTACCAGATCCATCTTGAAGGTCTGTCTCAAACGCTCCAAACGCAGAATAATTTTCCACGGACTCCGAGAGCATCAATAACTAATATACCACTCAGTATTACAGCCACGAAGTGA
- the LOC134577135 gene encoding uncharacterized protein LOC134577135 isoform X2 has translation MEYFLIFISSIDSLFSSLCSVSILWILSVFCLKKLEEFDRVQAKIKHATGTTPGANTDKNRSSSIGTSIENAEKFLTLFDGFLVELDSVTERHPSLQEHIQNLQRANKELQKIQIVMESLKTRFFYGPVLDVHLKYRIHCLLAKFEHTKAYIDLRLYLLKASQGQFEAWLCRSRLLKMWLAESLSLQESMHNMECDSQADIRKHLQIQKVNDKSPGWVPGKVKQVLSAESTRIGSELEIYKKDSSNLENTLQEISSWSKKFELFLGAKMYQNGTKKWNEVLSQSISDEMDQVCLRFFTLTNLVKCYQIHLEGLSQTLQTQNNFPRTPRASITNIPLSITATK, from the exons ATGGAGTATTTTCTGATCTTCATTAGCTCGATTGACAGTTTATTTTCATCGCTGTGTTCCGTGTCAATTCTTTGGATTCTCAGTGTCTTCTGTTTGAAGAAACTGGAGGAATTTGATCGAGTTCAAGCAAAG ATAAAGCATGCAACAGGAACAACCCCTGGAGCCAACACAGA CAAGAACCGGTCATCATCTATTGGTACCAGCATTGAAAATGCGGAGAAGTTTTTGACACTTTTCGATGGCTTTTTGGTGGAACTGGATAGCGTCACAGAGAGACATCCATCACTGCAGGAACATATCCAAAATCTGCAG AGAGCTAATAAAGAACTTCAGAAGATCCAGATTGTGATGGAATCATTGAAGACGCGCTTTTTCTATGGTCCGGTTCTTgatgtacatttaaaatataggATCCACTGTCTACTCGCTAAGTTTGAACACACAAAGGCTTACATCGACTTAAG ACTTTACTTGCTGAAGGCATCCCAGGGGCAGTTTGAGGCCTGGTTGTGCCGGAGTAGGCTGTTAAAGATGTGGCTTGCAGAGTCACTGTCTCTCCAGGAGTCCATGCACAACATGGAATGTGACAGCCAAGCTGACATCAGAAAACATCTCCAAATTCAAAAGGTGAACGACAAGTCGCCAGGTTGGGTACCAGGGAAAGTCAAGCAG GTCCTGAGTGCGGAAAGCACGAGGATAGGCAGTGAGCTGGAGATCTACAAGAAGGACTCGAGTAATCTGGAAAATACTCTACAG GAGATCAGCAGTTGGTCCAAGAAATTCGAACTCTTTCTTGGGGCAAAAATGTATCAGAATGGGACAAAAAAATGGAATGAAGTTCTTAGTCAATCAATATCTGATGAG ATGGACCAGGTATGTCTACGTTTTTTTACATTGACAAACTTGGTGAAGTGTTACCAGATCCATCTTGAAGGTCTGTCTCAAACGCTCCAAACGCAGAATAATTTTCCACGGACTCCGAGAGCATCAATAACTAATATACCACTCAGTATTACAGCCACGAAGTGA